GGTGTCGCGGCGGGTTGGGTTGGCGTATGAACGGGTCCGGCTCAAGCGGCTGCTGCGTGAGGCGTATCGGCACGAACGGCATCAGCTGCCAGCGGTCGACATCGTGGTGGTCCCACGCCGGCACAAGCGGTGGTCGCTGGAGGACTATCGACGCAGGCTTGTCGAGATAACGCGGAAAGTCACCGACGTGGGCGATGGTCGAGGGTAGCTGCGAGCCTGCGGCTCGCAGTCCGGACTGCGGGCCGTAACCCCGCAGCTACCCCAGTTCGGGTCTTCGCGTTAGAACGAGACCATGCTTCACGTAAGCAATGTGCCTGAGCCACCGGTCCGTTCGGAAGAGGCGCACAAGGGCACTCACGGCAAGCTGCTCGTGGTCGGTGGCTCGGCGACGTCGCTCGGGGCGCCGATGCTGGCTGCAAGAGCGGCGTACCGCGTCGGCTGTGGGTACGTGCGGGTCGCCCTGCCACGCAAGATGATGGCGGCGGGGTTGTCGACTCTGCCTGAGGCGGTCGGGGTGGATCGCGACGACCTGAGAGCGGCCATCGCGGACTCGCAGGCGATCGTCGTCGGCCCCGGGCTTGGAACGGACGCGGAGGCGGACATGTTGCTCGACGAGGTGCTCGCTTCGGATCTGCCGACGGTGTTGGACGCCGATGCGTTGAACCTGCTCGCCGCACGCGATGCGATGCCGGTGCTCCCGCAGCAGGCAGTGCTGACGCCCCATCCAGGCGAAATGGCTCGATTGACCGGCGCGAGCGTGCCGCATGATGACGCGGGCCGCGAGCGGCTCGCCGCGGCGTCGACTTTCGGCCGAGTCCTCGTGCTCAAGGGGCCGCGAACGCTCGTGTGCGACGGGACCACGCTCTACCGCAACACGACCGGCGACTCCACGCTCGCCAAGGCAGGCACGGGCGACGTGCTGGCGGGCGTGATCGGGGCGTTCCTCGCAGCAGGCATGCCAGCCTTCGATGCCGCGGTGCTGGGCGTCCATCGCCATGGCCTTGCCGGCGAGCTCGTCGGGCGACGACTCGGCCGTCATGGAGCTCTTGCGAGTGACATCGCGGACGCGATGGCGGAAGTGCTTCGGTAGCTGGAAAGCCTGCTGAGCGTTTACCGAATCGAACTAGCTACTGCCGGACGCGTCGCAGGCTCGACGTCGACCGGCTTGCTCAGCGGACGCAGTAGTAGAAGCCTGCC
This genomic window from Planctomycetota bacterium contains:
- a CDS encoding NAD(P)H-hydrate dehydratase translates to MLHVSNVPEPPVRSEEAHKGTHGKLLVVGGSATSLGAPMLAARAAYRVGCGYVRVALPRKMMAAGLSTLPEAVGVDRDDLRAAIADSQAIVVGPGLGTDAEADMLLDEVLASDLPTVLDADALNLLAARDAMPVLPQQAVLTPHPGEMARLTGASVPHDDAGRERLAAASTFGRVLVLKGPRTLVCDGTTLYRNTTGDSTLAKAGTGDVLAGVIGAFLAAGMPAFDAAVLGVHRHGLAGELVGRRLGRHGALASDIADAMAEVLR
- the rnpA gene encoding ribonuclease P protein component, whose amino-acid sequence is MNDVRLTLPRCHRLAGATAFRRVFDEGISVRRGPLTVYALPNELGHPRLGLTVSRRVGLAYERVRLKRLLREAYRHERHQLPAVDIVVVPRRHKRWSLEDYRRRLVEITRKVTDVGDGRG